A genomic region of Eucalyptus grandis isolate ANBG69807.140 chromosome 5, ASM1654582v1, whole genome shotgun sequence contains the following coding sequences:
- the LOC104444490 gene encoding ankyrin repeat-containing protein BDA1, with protein sequence MERFLAAGSIDELNDLIERDGLILEKMALKGAGNTPLHVACLASRLDLVRVLLKWRPKFAEKVNADGFSPLHIAAAKGDVEIARELLGVYPHLCSVKGVERRIPLYYAIVHGELDVMKELLLASPESVQETIAREETVLHLAVKYNRVDAVHVLVEHMKDYNCASVIDQKDNEGNTALHLLSPPKISRWSTSCFTSHMWSWT encoded by the exons ATGGAGAGGTTTTTAGCAGCAGGCAGTATCGATGAGCTGAATGACTTGATCGAAAGAGATGGGCTCATCCTCGAGAAGATGGCTCTCAAAGGGGCCGGTAACACACCGCTGCACGTCGCTTGTCTGGCCAGCCGTTTGGATTTAGTCCGAGTGCTCTTGAAGTGGAGGCCAAAGTTTGCGGAAAAAGTGAACGCGGATGGTTTCAGTCCGCTGCACATTGCAGCAGCTAAAGGTGATGTGGAGATCGCGAGGGAGCTCTTGGGAGTGTATCCACACCTGTGCTCTGTGAAGGGAGTGGAGCGGAGAATCCCTTTATATTATGCCATCGTACACGGTGAGCTTGATGTCATGAAGGAACTGCTCTTGGCTTCCCCTGAGTCCGTCCAAGAGACAATCGCCCGAGAGGAGACGGTTCTTCACCTCGCTGTGAAGTACAATCGGGTTGATGCTGTCCATGTGTTGGTGGAGCATATGAAGGATTATAACTGCGCGTCTGTCATCGATCAGAAGGACAATGAAGGCAACACCGCATTGCATCTGCTGTCGCCGCCCAAAATTTCGAG GTGGTCAACTTCATGCTTCACCAGCCACATGTGGTCGTGGACGTGA